Proteins encoded by one window of Geobacter sp. DSM 9736:
- a CDS encoding metal-dependent transcriptional regulator yields MKLSDKAEEILEALWIAVEEEGKGFAELDKIGVAVGDPAWSELAQLAFIEVREGRVYLRQEGKGEGRSTVRRHRLAERLMMDVFDIRGEAGDDKACQFEHLLHEGVDTKLCTMLNHPETCPHGKPIPPGECCDEAKKSGDLGVVPLTELRANDEGEIAYIQTKDDKKMQKLMAMGVLPGNRIVLQQTFPSFIFRVGFSEFAIDTAMAREIFVRR; encoded by the coding sequence ATGAAACTGTCAGATAAAGCCGAAGAAATACTCGAAGCCCTCTGGATAGCCGTGGAGGAAGAGGGGAAAGGGTTCGCGGAACTGGACAAGATCGGCGTCGCCGTCGGTGACCCTGCGTGGAGCGAACTGGCCCAGCTCGCGTTCATCGAGGTTAGAGAGGGACGGGTTTACCTCCGCCAGGAAGGGAAGGGGGAGGGGCGCAGCACCGTCCGCCGGCACAGGCTTGCCGAAAGGCTCATGATGGATGTGTTCGACATCCGTGGTGAAGCAGGTGACGACAAGGCCTGCCAGTTCGAGCACCTGCTCCATGAGGGTGTGGACACCAAGCTCTGCACCATGCTGAACCATCCGGAGACATGCCCCCACGGCAAACCCATTCCCCCGGGGGAATGCTGCGATGAGGCGAAGAAGAGCGGGGACCTGGGGGTAGTTCCGCTCACGGAGCTCAGGGCCAACGACGAGGGGGAAATTGCCTACATCCAGACCAAAGACGACAAGAAGATGCAGAAGCTGATGGCGATGGGGGTGCTCCCCGGCAACCGGATCGTGCTCCAGCAGACATTTCCCTCCTTTATTTTCCGCGTAGGTTTCTCTGAATTTGCCATCGACACCGCCATGGCAAGGGAGATATTCGTGCGGAGGTAG
- a CDS encoding DUF2325 domain-containing protein, with the protein MCVAIIGGMTRLEQHYRDEAERLGVTLKVFPTAEHRMENKLRCVDAVIIFTGKVSHRARNEAVSAAKSMGIPVHMRHSCGVCTLRQCLGCIAPEEECERRKDHVVTGTAVRR; encoded by the coding sequence ATGTGTGTTGCGATAATCGGTGGAATGACAAGGCTTGAGCAGCATTATCGCGACGAAGCAGAGCGTCTCGGTGTTACCCTTAAGGTCTTCCCGACGGCCGAGCACCGAATGGAAAACAAGCTGCGGTGCGTGGACGCAGTGATCATCTTTACCGGGAAGGTGTCACACCGGGCGCGCAATGAGGCCGTATCGGCTGCGAAGAGCATGGGGATACCTGTACATATGCGTCACTCGTGTGGGGTCTGCACCCTGCGACAATGCCTCGGATGCATCGCGCCCGAGGAAGAGTGCGAAAGGAGAAAGGATCATGTTGTCACTGGGACTGCTGTCCGCCGGTGA
- a CDS encoding FeoA family protein, whose product MLSLGLLSAGEKAEIVAVRELAVAGANCECRIEDMGLRVGKTIEMLSNGGGAILLRVDESRIAIGRGMAMKIMVRRQ is encoded by the coding sequence ATGTTGTCACTGGGACTGCTGTCCGCCGGTGAGAAGGCGGAAATCGTGGCGGTGCGGGAGCTGGCGGTTGCGGGAGCCAACTGTGAGTGCCGGATCGAGGATATGGGGCTGAGGGTCGGCAAGACCATTGAGATGCTCAGTAACGGCGGCGGCGCAATTCTCCTTAGGGTTGACGAGTCGAGGATCGCCATCGGCCGCGGCATGGCTATGAAGATAATGGTGAGGAGGCAGTGA
- a CDS encoding FeoA family protein, with product MNLAKLKPGEKGTITAIGAIGPLKRRLMDMGVLVGEEVKVVKVAPLGDPIEVTVKNYQLSLRKKEAEGISVEVAK from the coding sequence ATGAATCTGGCTAAGCTGAAGCCCGGCGAAAAGGGAACGATAACGGCCATTGGCGCCATCGGCCCGCTGAAAAGACGGTTGATGGATATGGGAGTTCTGGTCGGGGAGGAAGTGAAGGTGGTCAAGGTGGCACCGCTGGGGGACCCGATAGAGGTGACGGTAAAAAATTACCAGCTCTCGCTGCGCAAGAAAGAGGCGGAGGGAATTTCTGTGGAGGTGGCGAAATGA
- the feoB gene encoding ferrous iron transport protein B, with protein sequence MKGNAGIKIQSAEEAPLLRPVEKRQITVAVAGNPNAGKSTLINAIAGSRLHVGNWPGVTVEKKEASFDYSGRKIRLVDLPGTYSLSPYTQEEIIARDYLVHEKPDLIVNVVDATNLERNIYLTIQLLELGIPVVMALNMFDEAEAKGYRIDVPGIEKMLGVTVIPTAAVKNAGMKELLEAVLAVADRPQQHQPRQLNYGEDIEAAAEWVCATLKKDYEELASRFPLRWLSYKLMEGDACVAKEAGMSPEVVAGEPLHHLMKCHGEDIEALMADARYGLASGLTREVLVKPEIRKMELTEKIDRIVLNRFLGIPIFLGAMWLVFKLTFDLSSPFGDWIDAMTSGPFKRWAAAILGSIGAPEWTVSLVNDGVIAGVGFVLVFVPVIFAMMFFITFLEGSGYMARAAFVMDRAMHTIGLHGKSFIPMLLGFGCNVPGIYATRTLENPRDKALTALLLPLMSCGARLPVYVLFVGVFFAGSSGTVIWSLYLMGIALAILMGLIFKRTLFRGEAPMFIMELPPYRMPSFKSLCLHTWEKGKHFLIKAGTYIFAVSVLVWFLLNLPWGVESKRDSYLGKTGAVVAPVLAPLGFGTWEAASALITGVIAKEIVVGTMGEIYAATKEKEEKKDTPTLGEDLREIVTSFGAAARDSVMNVAASFHPSSLSMEEEEDNSGLKASIRQQFTPLTAYAFMAFVLLYMPCVVVAVAMRQEFGSWKWFGVALLYQTVLAWSVAFIIYQGGKLLGLGG encoded by the coding sequence ATGAAGGGTAATGCCGGGATCAAGATCCAGTCCGCCGAGGAGGCTCCGCTGCTCAGGCCGGTGGAAAAGCGGCAGATTACGGTTGCGGTGGCGGGGAACCCGAACGCCGGCAAGTCCACCCTCATCAACGCGATAGCCGGCAGCCGGCTGCACGTCGGCAACTGGCCGGGTGTCACGGTGGAGAAGAAGGAGGCGAGTTTCGACTATTCCGGCAGGAAAATCCGCCTCGTCGACCTTCCCGGTACCTATTCCCTTTCCCCCTACACCCAGGAGGAGATCATTGCCCGGGACTACCTCGTTCACGAGAAGCCGGACCTGATCGTCAATGTGGTGGATGCGACCAACCTCGAGCGCAACATCTACCTCACCATTCAACTCCTGGAGCTGGGAATTCCGGTGGTTATGGCTCTCAACATGTTCGATGAGGCCGAGGCGAAGGGATACCGCATCGATGTGCCGGGGATCGAGAAGATGCTTGGCGTCACGGTGATTCCTACCGCCGCAGTAAAAAACGCCGGGATGAAAGAACTGCTGGAGGCGGTGCTCGCTGTTGCCGATCGCCCGCAGCAGCATCAACCCCGGCAGCTTAACTACGGGGAAGACATCGAGGCTGCTGCGGAATGGGTTTGCGCGACGCTCAAGAAGGATTACGAGGAACTGGCTTCCCGCTTCCCGCTTCGCTGGCTCTCGTACAAGCTGATGGAAGGGGACGCCTGCGTCGCGAAGGAAGCGGGCATGTCTCCCGAGGTGGTAGCGGGCGAGCCGCTGCACCACCTGATGAAGTGTCATGGGGAGGATATCGAGGCGCTGATGGCCGACGCCCGTTACGGCCTCGCTTCGGGCCTTACCCGCGAGGTGCTGGTGAAGCCGGAGATCCGGAAGATGGAGCTGACGGAAAAGATTGATAGGATCGTCCTGAACCGCTTCCTCGGTATTCCGATTTTCCTCGGGGCCATGTGGCTGGTGTTCAAGCTGACTTTCGACCTTTCCTCTCCCTTCGGCGACTGGATCGACGCCATGACGAGCGGTCCTTTCAAAAGATGGGCAGCCGCCATTCTTGGCTCCATCGGCGCTCCGGAGTGGACCGTTTCTCTCGTCAACGACGGCGTCATCGCCGGCGTCGGATTCGTCCTCGTCTTCGTCCCGGTCATCTTCGCAATGATGTTCTTCATCACCTTCCTGGAGGGGAGCGGCTACATGGCGCGGGCGGCATTCGTCATGGACCGGGCGATGCACACAATCGGCCTCCACGGAAAATCGTTCATTCCGATGCTCCTGGGTTTCGGCTGCAACGTTCCCGGCATCTACGCAACCAGGACACTTGAAAACCCGAGGGACAAGGCACTGACGGCCCTTCTTCTTCCTCTGATGTCGTGCGGGGCGAGGCTACCTGTCTACGTCCTCTTCGTGGGCGTTTTCTTCGCAGGCAGCTCCGGCACCGTCATCTGGTCCCTCTACCTGATGGGGATCGCACTGGCGATCCTGATGGGGCTAATCTTCAAGCGCACCCTGTTTCGCGGCGAGGCACCCATGTTCATCATGGAGCTTCCGCCCTACCGGATGCCCTCCTTCAAGAGCCTCTGCCTCCACACCTGGGAGAAGGGAAAGCACTTCCTCATCAAGGCCGGTACCTACATTTTCGCCGTCTCGGTCCTTGTCTGGTTTCTGCTGAACCTCCCGTGGGGGGTCGAGAGCAAGAGGGACTCCTACCTCGGGAAAACCGGTGCAGTGGTCGCCCCGGTGCTGGCACCGCTCGGCTTCGGCACCTGGGAGGCGGCATCGGCTCTCATCACCGGAGTTATTGCCAAGGAGATCGTCGTCGGCACCATGGGAGAGATCTACGCCGCCACCAAAGAGAAAGAGGAGAAGAAGGACACGCCTACCCTGGGGGAAGATCTGAGGGAGATCGTCACCTCATTCGGAGCGGCTGCCAGGGACTCGGTGATGAATGTAGCGGCTTCTTTCCACCCGTCCAGCCTGTCGATGGAGGAGGAAGAGGACAATTCCGGGCTCAAGGCTTCGATCCGCCAGCAGTTCACTCCCCTTACCGCCTATGCCTTTATGGCCTTCGTCCTGCTCTACATGCCTTGTGTCGTGGTGGCGGTAGCGATGCGGCAGGAGTTCGGTTCGTGGAAGTGGTTCGGGGTGGCGCTCCTGTACCAGACGGTGCTGGCCTGGAGTGTGGCTTTCATAATCTATCAGGGGGGGAAACTCCTCGGGCTTGGGGGCTGA
- a CDS encoding FeoB-associated Cys-rich membrane protein, translated as MGIVDVTIAVIIVAGAGYLLYHSLWKKKGHCTGSGCGGSCATGKRLHK; from the coding sequence ATGGGCATCGTAGACGTGACAATCGCAGTCATCATCGTAGCAGGCGCAGGGTACCTCCTCTATCACTCCCTATGGAAGAAGAAGGGACATTGCACCGGCTCCGGGTGCGGCGGCAGTTGCGCGACAGGAAAGCGCTTGCATAAGTAG